The window ggggcaagaagaagcagcaggaggagcaagacACCTTGATGGACGATTACAGCGCGGTTGGCGAGAAGCCAGACACGATTGGATCGACCAGCACACGCACTCCCTTCCAGAGCACACTCGAGAGCTACCACGCGCCAACACATGTCAACACGGCATCGAATTTCTAACGTGCTCTTCTCACGGCCATTTTCTTACCTGTCGATAATTCTGCCATTTATGGGAAGCCTCCcggagttttttttttaacgGTTGCAACAACTACAACATCATCACTACTTTGCATGCTCAGTGGACAAGGACGATTGTTTTCTCGTTCTCGCCACTTGAAACGAAACCCAATGTGTATCATGGTGGAGGACTAGACAATGTGTTGTTTCGCTCAGGAGCTCATCACAAGAAGCgttttgcctttttttctctctatCGGGTGGTTGGTTCTGGTCAGCATAGATTGGGAATCTATCCTCGGCGTGTGGCTGAGGGAGGGTTGTTTATTCGTTACTCTCCTTTTACATTATTATCTTTGTTTattccccatcctcaaaaagTAACGACATGGCGTTGAGAAAGAGAAGTTACTGTTTAATACCAATATCGACTACCTACCTTTCTACCATCTACACTAGTAAAAAATATGAAAATCTCGGTTCTCGAAGCTATTTGAGATGAAGAGATGGACGAAGTGACGCCGAAAGAGGAGCTTATGACTCCCCGCTTCATTCAAACTTTTGAAATGCCAGAAATTGTCGGTTGAGAACTAGTGTGCGAACTTTGTCTGAATGGCAGGTGTCACTCTCATCTGATCTTGGGATTTGGTTTGGCATCGAGTCGGGAGCTTTGaagccggcgccggcgcaAATTCCGGGGGCGATGACGGCATTGGTGATGCAAGGGGCATTTCTCTCGAACTTCATTCAAGATTTTTGCGTCATGGGAGATCACGTGCATCGTTCTTCTCGGGGGAAAAGTTCTTGAGTGACGGGTGGTGCTCGAGCCTCGTGGTAAATCATGGTTGTCTCAGACAGGTTTCAGGGTGACTTTTTCTGTGGGAATAGCTCCATGCGCAGAAACGGggattgggttggggtttgacAGCGCGGGGTAGACATGCTGTAGTGGTTTAAGTTTACTATCTTTTGAGGCTCGTCTTTTACCATCGAAACCTGGGGTTTTTTgatattgttgttgtgtatTTTGAAGGGTTCACTTCGTCCTCTCTTTTTGATATTGTCAGTTCGTCCATCCAGGTGATGGTAGGTGGTCTAGTTCTTCATTTCTGAATAgcatttttttttgtttgatCAACGGCATTTCTTTGATACCCCTTTTCTGTCAAAATGCGTTATCTCTCCTTTTCAGTTTTTGCCCtaggcatcaccaccacctccgccaccatCCTCGTCTCGGACGGACACGGCGGCGTCATCCACAACCCTCGGTACACCCACCAAAGAATCGACAGCCGCAACGTCAAGAtcgacaacctcgccctccacgCCGCGGTCCGAAGGTTCAACGTTGAGCAACTCCAGAACCTGACGAGCACCCTCCCCGTGTTGATACCCCGACAGGCGGCAAACCTCCAGGTTTTTACCTCCGCCCTGGGGGGGGCTGCGGCGCCTGCTATTACCAACTCTGGTGATCCTGACAGACCGTTTGCTGTCGACGGGGATACCTTTCCCGATTTTGCGACGGCGAGCAACAGGGCTTGTGACAACCAGAAGAATGCCTGTGCCAAGATTGCGAATGAGGGGGGCCAGAGGGACGGGGAGTTGACGGTGGGGGAGTGTGACAGGCAGATGGGTAAGTTTTGCTTACTTCACACTTACACTGGAGAGGGATAGCATACCTAGATAGGGCTGACATATGAATAGAACAATGCAAGAGTGCGGCGCTTTCGGCAGCCAACAGATCTTTTGATGGCGCCGCGggtgagcagcagcagcagcagccaccgcCACAGCAAGGGGGCGGtcgtggtgatgatggaggacaGAGGCAGGATCCGAATCGGGGGCAGGATCAAGGACAGGAGGAACAGGCGCCGCCCGAGTCGGTGCTGGTTGATTCGGATGAGAATTTTGATTTCTTCTGTGATGTTTAGGCCTGGAAGTTCGGGAGGCGTGGGAGACTgatgttttttcttttgtgggTATTTACAGCAAGGGAATCGGGAAGGCAATGGTTGGTGTAagtgacgaggaggccgggATTGGGCAACATGGAGCACTGCTGTTTCAGACAACTCGCCATTGGGCACGGAATCGGGCGTGGGAGACGGTTTTCCGCCTTTTTGTACATCAATGGTATTATTGGTTATAGGGTGTTTATGAAGATGTCACGAAGGTCTGGGTTTTGCTCATCTGAATTCCATTCCATGAGGCGAGATGGCTATCCCTACCGTTGCTGCACGAGTCGCTGCCCGATATGCATCACCGTATGCATCACCGTCAAAACATACAGAAGTGGCGGGACTGCCAAACGTACGGCCGCGTCCCATCAAACAACCCATTGTTTCGGGAAGTTTGGCTGCTTCGGCCGGCCTGGCTGCCGATAACCAACCCCCCGCGATCATCGGAACGGACCGAGACATTGCTGATTGTACGGAGTACGGGGAGCATAATCATTTCATCTGCCAGCATTTTGAACGGTGAATTGAAGATGTGATGCAATTGGCTTCCGTGGGAGTTCAAATGTGGATCCCGCCGGCCTGCCTTAGTGCCAAGGGAAACCATGCGCGCGTGGCCTATGCACAATGTCGTGGCCAGTCGGTTGTCGTTTTGATGGCACGCTTTCCgtgttgttttggttgttttctGAACTTTTAACTTTTCCGGGGCGAGCCAAGTAAAGTTCTAGAGAGCTGGTGACCTGGCAGTTGACGAGGTAAAAAACCAGCCGCCGTTGCAAAACCTGGAGAAAGTTCTACAAGTTGTGTCTTTTTGCCTATGATTTCTTTTAGCATCAGGAACCCTTACGATCAGCCCCTGTTTGCTTCTTCAGGTGTCATCCAGCCAACAGCACCGAAATTACGGATTGGTCTGCTTCGTCCAGCAGTGGAGCGCGACAAGGCCCGGCTCATTAAAGCAGGTGTTCCCAGTCCGAAAAAATAATTGCTAGTCGGCCCATGacaccctctcctcgtcctaACCCGgtccctccacctcccctccccatccccatctcgAGCCAGACACACGGTCATTCTCGCGTCCCTTTTACAGCTGCAAGCTGCCGAGTCGAGTCCATCGCCAGCCTGCCCTGTTGCGCATCCATGTGTTTGTGCGGATCGAGCCCCTTTACCTTTCTTGTCGCTCCTTTAGCCTCAGTTTAATTATTTCCTTGGCTATATTCACTTCGCCTGCCGACAGCCAACGTCGGACACGCGTCGTCGCGTCCAGCCCGCCCGACCGTTGCTGCATCTGTATCCCCTAGCCACCTCCCAGGTTTCCCCAGGAAATCCAACGTGGGAGTTTTGGGCTTGTTTACGGAGACGATACTCGTCCCGCCTAGATAATAATCGAGGACCAGTAGCAGACGACGCTCAACTCGTCTGCGCTGGCTCTCGGCCTGGTGAGTAACGCACCTAAACCCAATTCCATCGCTGCCGTCCAACCATCGACCACGCTGAGCCACCCACGCATATGTCCCGGCAGCcagctcatcccccccccggccaccaccaacatgtTCGGCTAACATTGGGTGTCGCTCCCAGTTTCCTAAAAACGTCTTCCTTAAAGTTGTCACCGCAGACTCCTCCTCGTGCACTGGCACAGGACGGCCCTTTCAAGCCGATCTCCAAGTTGCAGGCCTACCCACCATCGATTGCATCGTCCCCTGCCCTCTCGAGCGCTTCCACTGCCGACGGCGAGGCATCCCCCGTACTACCGCCTCTGCCAGTACCTCGATTACCTGAACGAGTCCGTGGTCTCTTGAGGACTCCACCGCCCGCCGCTGAGAGATCAGGAGACGAGGATAGCAGGGACGAAGGCTTGGCTCCTGGCGCCACCGATTGGGGTTCCCCCTACCCCTCGAACCTTCGAACCGACAGCACCTCTAGCAGCGACCTTTCTGGGGACTCTCCCATACCAATCCACCGCCTTCAACTACAAACCCCCTTCTTGCGTCCCGCCCCGCTCATCGAAGAACCGCAGCCAGAGCCCCCACGGCAGTCAGGCCTGAGTGCGGCCGCAGCTGTGCTTGCGAACCGAGCCAGGCGCATTGCGCACGGAATCACAGAGGATTGGATACGTCAGCACACGGCTGCTGGAGGTGACCAGGAAAAACGACATTGGTTCAGTGACGGAACCGGCGATAGTGAGAACTCTTCACTGAGCGGCTCATTTTCCGGTGAGGAAGCTGCGTGGTTGGGATACGACGATATCAACCTTGAAACCCCACGACCAAGAAGTCGCGAGACCGATAACGGACGGTGGCTGTCATCCGGCCTCGACCGCAGAAAGCAGGCCAGTAACGAAACGTTGAGACAATCCCACCTGGACCGTGCAAAAGAAGCCCCGGCCGCCAAAATGGTGTCTTCCGACGAGAGGTCAACGCCCGATAGCGTGGGCAACCGCGGATTCACAACTGACTCGTTGTCGGCCACTCAGGGGCGTCTCAACCTCCCTGAGAGGCCCGGCACACCGAAACTGAACGGAATCAACGGATCGGCGAGTGTGACGCAGACAGAGCATAAGgcgccatcaacaccgtcaagaGCGGCTGTCAAGCGCGCGTCTCTGAGTGCGACCCCCCGCGCATTCAGGAAAAAGGTACCCTGGAAGGGTAAAAACATCATGGTATGCTTCCCGAGCAACGACCGACGGGGTCAGCCCGGCGGGCCTCCAATGCCCCTTACCGAGACCCAGGTGAAGGGCATGCTTCGAAGTTGGGAGGAGCTTGGGTACAACACCGAAGGATTCGATTTAGCATCGGATGCACAAGAGCTTGGGACTGTGGAGCATTCACATAGTAGGGGATCCTGGCCCGACTTTGATGATGTCGCACGGGAGCGGCAGAGCGGCAAATACCCAATAGTCCTCCCCGATCTCAATGGTATGTTCTCGGATGCGAATTGTGCGCTTTACTGCTGCTTTGTTTCTAACATGGTTCACCACTTGCAGCCTGGAAGAAGTACGTCGACGAGCTCAACGAGGCCAAACTTCGCGCCCTGGGCGTTTCGTTTGGCGATGAAgaacctcccctccctccgccgccagcgATCTCCCCCGCTACGACGATGAGCCGGCAAACGTCGATGCAATATCCGCCCCTGCCATTCTCCCCACCGATTCCAACGTCCTCCGCATCGAGCAACCAAGCAGTCCCCGGCTTCCCATTCAACGTGCCGTTCGTCACCTCTGCCGCCCAGAGTCCAGGTATCCCGGCTGGCGCATCACCGGGGCCGTTCAACAAGTTCAATCCCCGGGCGTCTATCTCGATCCCTTCGCCACATGGGTGGTCTCCCTCCATCATGCTCGGGCACCGTGTTGGCTCGCCCTCGCTCGCAAACCTCAGCGCCATGATGTCTCCTACTTCCCCATTCTCTCCTGATGGGATGGGCCCTGTCGGGCCTGTTGGACACCAACGGCATCAGTCACTACAGTTCCCTGTCTTGCCTCACCAGTTCCAAGTGCCAGTCAGAGCCTCGCCGCGCCTGCAGGATCTGTGCGAAATCGACGAGGAAccggcagaggaagaggcaTCGAAGCCCCACGAAGCCGGCTTTGTGCACCACAACGCTAGTGATAGCTTGCAGAAGGAAATTGACGAGGCTGAGTATCACCTCGAGGAGCAGATGCGCTCCCAGCTCGACAATGACGAAGACTACAGCCCCCACAACGAAAACGATAAGGGAGAGATGCCCGCATTGCCATCTGTGCAGTTCGCGGCTCAAGCCACCCAGTTTAGTCAAGCGGATGGTCTTGTTTTGCATCACCCCAGACCGCACAGCCGAGGTCACTCGCTCTCTCAGAAGTTTTATACCGAAGACGACGCAACTGTCGAGGGTGGCTACAGACCCACGCTGCAGGGCATTAGTTCGCACTTGTCAGAAGATTCCGAGATCGAGACCAATCCGAGTAATCTGGGAACTCCTGTTCAGAACTTTGATTTTGCCAAGATCGCCCACCAGCGGACGCTGTCGAATGACAGCAACCCATGGCAACACAGTGAGCCCGGAAGGCCGGCTGCTAACGGCAATCACCAGCCACGCGTAAGCCACGGCAGCAAGTCTTCTTTCTCGAAGCTCAATGTTGAGGCTCCGGAGTTCAAGTTCAACCCCGCGAGCTCGTTCACTCCAGATAACGGGTTTgccttctcaaactcctcgttCGCGACCCCTGTCTTCAACGCAGGGTTACCGCAGACCGTTCCCAATGCGTTTGGTATGGCGGCTCCGTTGCCAGCGCCCGTTCCAGCTCCTGTGCCAGCTCCTGGCCCTACCAAGATTAATGTCAACGCTGCGCCCTTTTCGCCTGGATCGAGCGACTTTAGCTTCTCAAGCTCAGGCCCCAAGTTCAGGCCTGATGCTCCCGCCTTCACCCCAACTGGCATCCCCGGAGTGACTGCTGGTTCCGTGAAGAGCACGAGCAAGCCTGGCTCCATCTTTGGAAGCATTGATCTTTCTGCCGCGGACATTGTCAAGCCCGCGAAGAAGTCGCAGGCCGTTCTTATCACCAAGCCTGAGGATGAACAGCCCGATGAGGAGCGTGAGGGTGGCAAGGCACCTGGTCAGTACACTGGTGAGGAGACACGCAGCAAACGAGCCAGGTCTTCGGTTGCTCCCGATGATGATATTGCTCTCTTTGCGGAACGTACAGACGACCCTACCTTGGTCGTCGCCAAGCCAGAGACGGTTGCCGAAGACGATGGACCGGTGGAGGACAAGTCCTTCGATGAGTCCAACAACGGCCAGGAAGACACTGCGCAGTCGTCCATGGTCATTTCAGCAACACCGGATACTGAGGCTGCAATCAGTCCCTCTGAAACTTCACCGGACCAGGCGACTGTTCCTTGGGCGCCATTCGAGTTCAACAAGCCGACTGAGATGCAGGCATTCGCCGAGGCCGCGCCATTCGAGCCTGGAAGCTTCAAGGCTGGCCATACGAAATCACTTTCAGCCACGGCCAAGGCCTTCGTTCCTGGCGTGCCTGTGTGGGAAGACGATAAAGATACCACTCCTGAAGCTACACCTATCGTTGCCAACGACGAACATTCAGGACTCAGTCAAGATGCCGCTGAAACAGTCGTCGAGTCTATCGAGCAGCCAGAGGAGGACCTCGAAGTGCCGAGTCCCGCTGCCACCCGATCACTCG is drawn from Podospora pseudocomata strain CBS 415.72m chromosome 1 map unlocalized CBS415.72m_1, whole genome shotgun sequence and contains these coding sequences:
- a CDS encoding uncharacterized protein (EggNog:ENOG503P7XB), coding for MRYLSFSVFALGITTTSATILVSDGHGGVIHNPRYTHQRIDSRNVKIDNLALHAAVRRFNVEQLQNLTSTLPVLIPRQAANLQVFTSALGGAAAPAITNSGDPDRPFAVDGDTFPDFATASNRACDNQKNACAKIANEGGQRDGELTVGECDRQMEQCKSAALSAANRSFDGAAGEQQQQQPPPQQGGGRGDDGGQRQDPNRGQDQGQEEQAPPESVLVDSDENFDFFCDV